Proteins co-encoded in one Xyrauchen texanus isolate HMW12.3.18 chromosome 19, RBS_HiC_50CHRs, whole genome shotgun sequence genomic window:
- the LOC127659885 gene encoding nuclear pore glycoprotein p62-like, with product MAFNFGQTGTGSFSFGTPKTTAAATTGFGMQTSTPAVGGFSFGSSQTQPQPPTQTFGNHTSQIAGLLAQPTQNNGSMQGGFSFGAQTQNNASGGGGFSFGASIPKLSTPVASQPAATGVMLGAPSAGMGFALGGLATQTTAAQQPMGGFSFGTPKIQATSAAPAQPTPALSLGAQSMGLTLGASAPASTAPTTVINFGIKASATPAPASSAPSSQAMSSAPVSSLFALPIASTTATGFTLGSSIASVTPAMTSASIAPTSLTLKPLGTAPATTAAASTGATTGFSLGLKTAASIAPSTNIGTTTVTTSTAPVMSYAQLEALINKWSSELEDHERHFLQQATQVNAWDRMLVDNGEKITTLHKDMEKVKLDQRRLDQELDFILSQQKELEDLLGPLEESVKEQSGTIYMQNADEERERTYKLAENVDAQLKRMSQDLKEIIEHLNTSSGPADTADPLQQICKILNAHMDSLQWVEQNSVLLQRRVEEVSKLCENRSKEQEKSFRLNFQ from the exons ATGGCATTTAACTTTGGACAAACGGGCACAGGAAGCTTCTCCTTTGGTACCCCCAAAACTACAGCTGCAGCCACCACAGGCTTCGGCATGCAGACCAGCACTCCTGCAGTAGGGGGCTTCTCCTTTGGATCGAGCCAGACTCAGCCTCAGCCTCCGACCCAGACTTTTGGAAACCACACATCCCAGATCGCTGGACTTCTCGCACAGCCAACACAGAACAATGGCAGCATGCAAGGTGGCTTCAGCTTTGGTGCTCAGACCCAGAACAACGCATCTGGAGGAGGAGGCTTCTCTTTTGG TGCCTCCATACCAAAGCTTAGCACACCTGTTGCATCTCAACCTGCGGCCACAGGCGTGATGCTGGGGGCTCCATCTGCTGGGATGGGCTTCGCTCTCGGAGGTCTCGCCACTCAGACTACAGCAGCTCAGCAGCCTATGGGCGGATTCAGCTTTGGGACGCCCAAAATTCAGGCAACCTCAGCTGCCCCTGCACAGCCCACCCCTGCCCTCTCACTGGGGGCTCAATCCATGG GTTTGACTCTAGGAGCCTCTGCTCCTGCCTCCACGGCCCCAACAACTGTTATTAACTTTGGAATTAAAGCCTCAG CTACTCCAGCACCTGCCAGCTCTGCACCCTCCAGTCAGGCCATGTCATCAGCTCCAGTTTCATCGCTGTTTGCTCTTCCGATAGCATCAACAACAGCCACCGGATTCACAT TGGGCTCCTCAATAGCCTCAGTGACCCCTGCAATGACCTCAGCCTCCATCGCTCCCACAAGTCTGACGCTCAAACCTCTAGGAACTGCTCCTGCAACCACAG cTGCTGCTAGTACAGGAGCCACCACAGGCTTTTCTCTGGGACTGAAGACCGCTGCATCTATTGCACCATCCACAAATATTGGCACTACTACTGTCACAACGAG CACTGCTCCAGTGATGTCATATGCCCAACTTGAGGCTTTGATCAACAAGTGGAGCTCTGAATTGGAAGACCATGAACGACACTTTCTGCAGCAGGCCACTCAGGTCAACGCCTGGGACCGTATGTTGGTGGATAATGGAGAGAAG ATTACGACTTTACATAAAGATATGGAAAAGGTCAAACTGGATCAACGaag GCTGGATCAAGAGCTGGACTTCATCCTCTCTCAACAGAAAGAGCTGGAAGATCTGCTCGGTCCATTAGAGGAGTCTGTCAAAGAGCAGAGCGGAACCATTTACATGCAGAACGCAGATGAAGAACGAGAGAGAAC GTACAAACTGGCAGAAAATGTAGATGCCCAACTCAAGAGAATGTCCCAAGATCTGAAAGAGATTATTGAACACCTGAACACATCCAGTGGACCTGCTGACACAGCTGACCCG cTTCAGCAAATCTGCAAAATCCTCAATGCACACATGGACTCCCTCCAGTGGGTGGAACAAAACTCAG TTTTACTCCAGAGGCGAGTGGAAGAGGTTTCAAAATTGTGTGAAAACCGCAGCAAGGAACAAGAGAAGAGCTTCCGTTTAAATTTCCAATGA